The sequence below is a genomic window from Deltaproteobacteria bacterium.
GGGATGTGGTTGTATTCAAATTTCCGGTAGATAAAAGCAAAGACTACATAAAAAGGGTTGTTGCCATAGAAGGTGAAACAATTGAAATAAAAGACAAAAAGATACTTATTAACGGCAAAGATGTTGCAGACCCTTATGGTGTTCACAGGGACCCAGATATCTTTACAGGAGAGGCAAGACATAGGGATAATTTCGGTCCGTACACAGTCCCTGATAATTCCATATTTGTGATGGGTGATAATAGGGATTCAAGTTATGATTCAAGGTTCTGGGGTATAGTGAAACTGGAAGAGATAAGGGGCAAGGCATTTATTATCTACTGGTCATGGAATTCAAATGAGCATTGGATGAGGTTTGACAGACTTACAAAGTGGATAAGGTAGAAAATAATCACTCATCATCCATTGCCTTTAACGGTATATCGAAATTTGCATACACATTCTGCACATCGTCCAAATCTTCAAGTTCTTCCATAAGTCTCAAGATCTGCTGAGCCTCTTTGCCTTCAAGTTTTATATTATTTTTAGGAATCATAC
It includes:
- the lepB gene encoding signal peptidase I yields the protein MQKKKVIRETIEAIVVALILALTIRTFVIQAFKIPSSSMEPTLLIGDHILVNKFIYGIPVPFTDIKLVPFTKPERWDVVVFKFPVDKSKDYIKRVVAIEGETIEIKDKKILINGKDVADPYGVHRDPDIFTGEARHRDNFGPYTVPDNSIFVMGDNRDSSYDSRFWGIVKLEEIRGKAFIIYWSWNSNEHWMRFDRLTKWIR